A stretch of DNA from Glycine max cultivar Williams 82 chromosome 18, Glycine_max_v4.0, whole genome shotgun sequence:
ccggcggaattgccctctaaagggaaggcgcccatggtccaagagcccacagacatagccaccccctcgaaagaagtagatcctcccgtGGCAAGAGGagccgaaaagaaagagggacttcaaggatctccttgcttgaactactcataaactccgagcctcatcgtgcgctgttgatgaaggtccttaacgatgcccatgtagcacatgatatctcaatggagggttttgaaggcatcgttaatcatataaccactaacaattatatcgcgtttgcggaagaagagattcccgttgaggggagaggacacaacaaggctctacatgtgtcggtgagatgtatggaccacgttgtcgcaaaggtacttattgacaacggatcgagtttaaatgtaatgccgaagaccactttggaaaagcttccttttagtgtgtcacgtttaaaaccgagctcgatggtggtgcgggcctttgatggtactcggcggtaAGTAATgagggaaatcgacattcccattcagataggcccccacacttgcaatgtggtgtttcaagtaatggatataaatcctgcctatagctgcctcttgggaagatcgtggattcatgccctgggagtggtcccttcaacgcttcaccagaagttgaagttcgcagtgggtggacttttagtgatagtgtcgggtgaagaggatatgttagtgagctgcccctcctccgcaccgtacgtagaagcggcggaagaataattggaaacggctttccaatcctttgaggtggtgagatgcgcctctgtggaaccaagtccgtcgctaccttctctctccaaagcggccataatggtggcgcgtgttatgctcaggaacggatttgagcccggaatgggtctaggcaaggactgcctcgggaatgccgatgtggtcgatatcaagggaaatccatacatgtatggattagggtacgaacccgggatgccggggaggaggaacgtgccgtcaagatttcgggcggatagggtatggcccggccgtattagccagtgtttcaccagcgctggaatggggtccgaggaggaggtggccgcaatagaagaggagttccctcaagacccaccaagttttgtgcaaccatgccaccccgattcccaagtggggaactggcgcgtgataagccagtcagaagtctataccacTGATTCAATGTacttagagcctatagatttcctttctcttttgttttgtgaaacctaccttattaaataatcaaagagatcttgtttcatctgttcttgcggttccaccttttctcatatcattttgcatgtttttgtttcttttgtcttgtttggtatagatgtgagggtcgattctttgaggaacctaacaacgagggtttgacaatcgatttcgatcgagatataagccaaacggtaaacgaggaagaggaagaggtcgtcctgtcaccagagttggagaggttggtcgctcaggaagaacgtgaaatgaagcctcaccaagaagaaaccgaattggtaaacttggggaccccggaggaaaagaaagaggtaaaagtaggaaccggtatgaccgtgCCTATCcaccaaggcttgataacccttcttgaagagtatcaagatgtctttgcatggtcgtatcaagacatgcccggtctggattccgacattgtgcagcataagttgccgttgaatcctgggtcttccccggttaagcaaaagttacgaagaatgaaacccgagatgtccttaaaaattaaagaagaagtaaggaagcagtttgatgcaggtttcttagctgtggcacgatacccggagtgggtggccaacattgtccctgtcccgaaaaaggacggcaaggttcgaatgtgtgtagactaccgggacttgaaccgagccagtcctaaagacaattttcccctgccacacattgatatattggtagataatacagccaaattcgcccttttctcatttatggatggtttctcggggtataatcaaataaagatggcacccgaagatgtagagaagaccactttcgtcaccctatgggggacattctgctataaagtgatggccttcgggctgaaaaacgctggggcaacctatcagcgtgccatggtggcattgttccatgatatgatgcataaggaaatagaggtctacgtagatgacatgattgccaagtctcggactgaggatgagcaccttgtcaatctgcgtaagctatttggaaggttgcggaaataccaattaaaactaaacccaaccaaatgcacctttggggtgaagtcggggaagctgctaggatttatcgtaagccagaaagggatagagatagatcccgagaaagtgaaggccatccttgaaatgccagaaccacgcacggagaagcaagTTCGGGGATTtttaggcaggttgaattatatcgcgagatttatctcgcaactcacccctacctgtgagcccatttttaagctattacgtaagaaccaggcggtcctgtggaacagcgactgccaagaggccttcgagaaaatcaaacagagtcttgcaaatcccccggtgctcatgccacccgTAACAGGAAGACCctttttcctgtacatgaccgttttggacgagtctatggggtgcgtgttgggtcagcatgatgattctggaaaaaaggagcaagccatctactatctgagcaagaagtttaccgcatgtgagatgaattactcaatgttggaaaggacgtgttgtgctctggtttgggcatcacatcggcttaggcagtacatgcttagccataccacgtggcttatttccaaaatggatcccgtgaaatacatctttgaaaaaccggccctcacgggacgaatcgccaggTGGCAgatactattatctgaattcgatatcgtttacgtcacccaaaaggcggtaaagggaagtgccttagcagattatttggcccagaaacccctccaggattatcggccgatgcaccccgagttcccagatgaagatatcatggccctatttgaagagaagcggacgcatgaggacctagacaaatggattgtttgcttcgatggggcatcaaatgctttgggccacggagtaggggcagtccttgtatccccggatgatcagtgtattcctttcacagctagattaggttttgattgtaccaacaatatggccgagtacgaagcatgcgccctcggggttcaggcagccattgattttgatgtaaaactactcaaggtgtatggagactcagatTTGgtcatacgccagttgaaaggagaatgggaaactagggactcgaagttgataccctatcaaactcacatcttgaggttagccaagtactttgacgacatttccttccaccacatacctcgggaagagaatcaaatggctgatgcactagccaccctggcatccatgtttcaacttgccccacacggggatctgccatacatcgaattcaaatctcaaggcaggccggcatattgttatgcaatagaggaagagcgggatgggaaaccgtggtatttcgacatcaagcagtatgtcgagaacaaagaatacccaccagggatttctgacaatgacaaaaggacgttgaggagattggctactagtttctttgtaagtggtaccatcctgtacaaacgaaaccatgacatgaccctcctacgatgcgtagatgccaaagaggcgaacttcatgattgaggagatccacgagggttcctttgggacacatgccaatgggcatgctatggccagaaaaatccttagggccggttattattggctcaccatggaaagcgactgctgcgctcatgtcaggaaatgtcataaatgtcaggcatacgcggacaatgtcaatgttccgccacatcctctgaatgttatgtccgccccttggcctttttctatgtggggaatagatgtcattggggccatcgaacccaaagcgtcgaatggtcaccgcttcattcttgtggcgatagattacttcaccaaatgggtcgaagcagcttcttatactaatgtcacaaggaatgtggtagttagattcataaagaaggagttgatttgtcgatacggactccccaggaagatcattactgacaatggcaccaatctgaacaataagatgatgcaggagatgtgcgaagacttcaagatccagcatcataactctaccccttatcggccaaagatgaatggggctgtagaggctgcgaataagaatatcaagaagattgttcaaaagatgacagtgtcatacaaagattggcatgagatgttgcctttcgccctacacgggtacagaacctcggtgcgaacttctactggggcaacgccgtattccttggtttatgggatggaggcggtactcccatttgaggtagaggttccttctcagaggataatggcagagtcaggcctagaagagtcagaatgggctcaagcacgctacgaccagcttaaccttattgaaggtaagcgtttggccgccatgagccatgggcgtttgtatcaacgaaggataaagaacgcattcgacaagaaggtacgcccgcgcaagttcaacgagggggacctcgtgctgaagaagatgtcccacgctgttaaagataatcgaggcaagtgggccccgaattatgaaggacctttcgtggtgaaaagagctttttctgggggtgctctgatactcacccacatggatggcgaggagttgccctcgctcgtgaactccgatgtagttaaacgatattacgcttgaaatctggggcaatcgaggggaccgttgcatgttcttttaattctaagtttttgttcttcctggcttcctccagggattcccttcCTCTGTATTTGTTCTTGATCTTTTAAAAAGAGGATAAGATAGGCGAGGttttagtcctccctttggtttcaaactttgtgtttta
This window harbors:
- the LOC113000186 gene encoding uncharacterized protein: QAVLWNSDCQEAFEKIKQSLANPPVLMPPVTGRPFFLYMTVLDESMGCVLGQHDDSGKKEQAIYYLSKKFTACEMNYSMLERTCCALVWASHRLRQYMLSHTTWLISKMDPVKYIFEKPALTGRIARWQILLSEFDIVYVTQKAVKGSALADYLAQKPLQDYRPMHPEFPDEDIMALFEEKRTHEDLDKWIVCFDGASNALGHGVGAVLVSPDDQCIPFTARLGFDCTNNMAEYEACALGVQAAIDFDVKLLKVYGDSDLVIRQLKGEWETRDSKLIPYQTHILRLAKYFDDISFHHIPREENQMADALATLASMFQLAPHGDLPYIEFKSQGRPAYCYAIEEERDGKPWYFDIKQYVENKEYPPGISDNDKRTLRRLATSFFVSGTILYKRNHDMTLLRCIMVKTRGLGHALGRVVARGLRRGDGDDSDGAPQRRRPTASACR